From the genome of Pseudomonas sp. Teo4, one region includes:
- a CDS encoding type VI lipase adapter Tla3 domain-containing protein → MKDYPSSPRTRPNLKPYQLIAGVLLVLWIGFIWIVQLKAQETDMVLRDMKPVLAWGVAAIVGPLLMIFGIHWWGNAMANEKAEMVAYENQVNARNAERQAAQVRTYALEIRGVGLGIYTDGQSEIWQFIKKKNDNFASVYPQDAKDYDPSLDTREISAGIKVRIAFKNSAGEAVAYWPIPVFALGPPAPYDSASSAANLINSGRNAATLGVTQFLWQDNESTTHAQGMIERLFTFFDDNPKVPQALIASEDGDVTRNLYRKPGTPGLQNGHVVPTIYESMTGLLVTRSDRVDRYIRPFVTHDAEDNQNKNSDLGKLWAFYWDRDRAFIDWYEAAEHAKGVKSPLAPGTMSSAYWQSQLPTFWKTISNRGPGHFEPSPWLPVRWAEHQLKEFDAAPVLGYLHRPIKVSMQDEHGKRLKPALQAKALQAGWLKALDTLPAGQKPVRVFYDTTDNAEAEIALTNALHSLNTDGQGLDVGNVDEGYDIGRRLGNTGVSGALVEINLATIASYHDGGASAVVYAGSDGSLSVQMISPPDEARKAKNQQNRGADPFEYGLPTGGAPEA, encoded by the coding sequence ATGAAAGACTATCCATCCTCTCCCCGGACCCGGCCCAACCTCAAACCTTATCAGCTGATCGCCGGGGTACTGCTTGTCCTCTGGATCGGCTTCATCTGGATTGTCCAACTCAAAGCACAGGAAACTGACATGGTACTTCGCGACATGAAACCCGTCCTAGCCTGGGGCGTTGCTGCGATTGTTGGCCCGCTACTGATGATCTTCGGCATTCATTGGTGGGGCAACGCCATGGCCAATGAAAAAGCAGAAATGGTCGCCTATGAAAACCAGGTAAACGCCAGAAACGCCGAACGGCAGGCCGCCCAGGTTCGGACCTACGCCTTGGAAATTCGTGGAGTCGGACTTGGAATATACACAGATGGCCAGTCCGAAATCTGGCAGTTTATCAAGAAGAAAAATGACAACTTCGCTTCGGTCTACCCGCAGGACGCGAAAGACTACGACCCGTCATTAGACACTAGGGAAATCTCCGCAGGCATCAAAGTCCGTATCGCATTCAAGAACTCGGCAGGTGAGGCAGTAGCGTACTGGCCAATCCCGGTGTTTGCGCTAGGGCCGCCCGCCCCTTACGACAGCGCCTCAAGCGCAGCGAACCTGATCAATTCAGGCCGTAATGCTGCGACCTTGGGCGTTACCCAGTTTCTGTGGCAAGACAATGAAAGCACGACGCATGCTCAAGGCATGATCGAGCGACTATTCACGTTTTTTGACGATAACCCGAAGGTGCCACAAGCCTTGATCGCAAGCGAAGACGGTGACGTGACGCGAAACCTCTATCGCAAACCTGGCACACCGGGATTGCAGAATGGCCACGTGGTTCCGACGATCTACGAAAGCATGACTGGCCTGCTGGTCACGCGCTCGGACCGAGTGGATCGCTACATTCGCCCATTTGTCACCCATGACGCCGAAGACAATCAGAACAAGAACTCTGACCTGGGCAAGCTGTGGGCGTTTTACTGGGACCGGGACAGGGCGTTTATAGATTGGTATGAAGCTGCCGAGCACGCTAAAGGCGTTAAATCCCCGCTAGCCCCGGGAACCATGTCCAGCGCCTACTGGCAATCGCAACTGCCCACCTTCTGGAAAACCATCAGTAACCGCGGCCCAGGCCATTTCGAACCGTCCCCCTGGCTGCCCGTGCGTTGGGCCGAGCATCAGCTGAAGGAGTTTGACGCAGCGCCAGTACTGGGCTACCTGCACCGTCCAATCAAGGTTTCCATGCAGGACGAACACGGCAAACGCCTCAAACCCGCATTGCAGGCCAAGGCCTTGCAAGCGGGTTGGCTCAAGGCCCTCGACACGCTACCCGCAGGGCAAAAACCGGTGCGCGTGTTCTACGACACCACTGACAACGCTGAAGCGGAAATCGCCCTGACCAATGCCTTGCACAGCCTCAATACCGATGGCCAAGGCCTGGACGTGGGCAATGTCGACGAGGGCTACGACATCGGTCGACGTCTGGGCAATACCGGCGTCAGCGGCGCACTGGTGGAAATCAACCTGGCCACCATCGCCAGCTACCACGACGGCGGTGCCAGTGCTGTGGTGTACGCCGGCAGCGACGGCAGCCTCAGCGTGCAGATGATCAGCCCGCCAGATGAGGCGCGCAAAGCGAAAAACCAGCAGAACCGTGGCGCTGACCCCTTCGAGTATGGTCTCCCAACCGGGGGCGCACCCGAAGCATGA
- a CDS encoding PAAR domain-containing protein, whose amino-acid sequence MSHPICLGDPTSSGGSVLSCQLAGTHTVNGKTPAVLGDKASCPLHKGVFAFVEGHPSRRLNGKPVVLQGHRLACGCHGVASHALSVKVM is encoded by the coding sequence ATGAGCCATCCCATCTGCCTGGGCGACCCCACCAGCAGCGGGGGCAGCGTGCTGTCATGCCAACTGGCTGGCACCCACACCGTCAACGGCAAAACTCCAGCGGTGCTGGGTGACAAAGCCAGTTGCCCGCTTCACAAAGGGGTTTTTGCCTTTGTCGAAGGGCACCCGAGTCGTCGCCTGAATGGTAAGCCTGTGGTGCTGCAAGGTCATCGGCTGGCATGCGGGTGTCATGGTGTGGCCAGCCATGCGTTGAGTGTGAAGGTGATGTAG